The proteins below are encoded in one region of Nitrospirota bacterium:
- a CDS encoding (2Fe-2S) ferredoxin domain-containing protein, which translates to MSTFTRHIFVCTNQRSPDDPRGSCSKLGSEALHACFKQEAKRLDLKNVVRANKAGCLDHCAEGPSVVIYPEGVWYQVKTEADVTEIMERHVVKGEVVTRLVLPGHPAPMTVPPLKP; encoded by the coding sequence GTGTCGACCTTTACCCGTCATATTTTCGTCTGTACCAACCAGCGAAGCCCCGATGATCCACGCGGGAGCTGCTCGAAGCTCGGATCTGAAGCGCTCCACGCCTGTTTCAAACAGGAAGCGAAACGGCTGGACTTGAAAAACGTCGTCCGCGCCAATAAAGCCGGCTGTCTCGACCATTGCGCCGAAGGGCCGAGCGTCGTCATCTACCCAGAAGGCGTGTGGTATCAAGTCAAAACCGAAGCCGACGTGACGGAAATCATGGAGCGCCATGTCGTCAAAGGCGAAGTCGTGACCCGTCTCGTCTTGCCCGGCCATCCAGCTCCCATGACCGTCCCTCCGCT